In the genome of Ancylomarina subtilis, one region contains:
- a CDS encoding efflux RND transporter permease subunit, whose product MKTGFAGGIAKLFIKSKLTPLLMIAFLVIGAYSSYLTPREEEPQIDVPIADIFLAYPGATPIEVESRIVKPLEKVVANIPGVEYVYSTSMSEQAMLIVQFYVGEDVERSLVKMYNEIMKHMDEMPKGVSFPLIKTRAIDDVPVLGLTLWSEKYDDFQLRRMAQELNNEVEKVSEVSSTAIRGGRSRQLQVILNRELMANYHIDVLSIAQKIQASNQQMGSGSFNNNDNQFLVKTGNFIENAEELSNLVVGVNSGSPVYLKQVAEVLDGPEIPSQYVSFGYGKVNDKHAAFKGEYPAVTLSVAKRRGADAMKIADQILNKLELLKKDLIPSDVHVEVTRNYGATASDKVGELLLHLLGAILAVTFVVMLAMGWRGGLVVFLSVPITFALTMFSYYYLDYTLNRITLFALVFVTGIVVDDSIIIAENMHRHFKMKKMSFMDAALVSIDEVGNPTILATFTVIAAVLPMVFVSGLMGPYMSPMPIGASIAMIFSLLVALTITPYLAYRLLKGGEDDKEKIESKFKLEDGFIYKIYNKTMRPMLESPKLRWSFIISVTVLLLASTTLVYFKMVAVKMLPFDNKNEFQVIIDMPEGTTLERTAMVTKELATYVAQQENVLDYQCYIGTAAPMNFNGLVRHYDLRRGSNMADIQVNLTHKKDRDEQSHDIAKAMRPGLQAIGKKFNANVKVVEVPPGPPVMSTLVAEVYGPNDQEQVAIASQLKTLFSKTPDVVDVDWLIEDDQKEFQFDVKKEKAMLAGVNTQQVVQSIAMTLNGQDVSQFYQENEHEQIGINLRLKEEERSSLNDLKKVNILTQTGEMIAIGDIVEVNEVTKEKSIYRKNQKRVVYVTADVAGKLESPVYGILGISENLGEIKVPQGFSLTEEYTHQPFFEDDYSLKWDGEWQITYEVFRDLGTAFAVVLLVIYMLIIGWFQNFKVPFVMMVAIPLSLVGILIGHWLMGAFFTATSMIGLIALAGIMVRNSILLIDFINLRLAEGIPLKEAVIEAGAVRTTPILLTAGTVVIGAVVILFDPIFQGLAISLMGGTIASTFLTLLIVPLIYYITEKKNYK is encoded by the coding sequence ATGAAAACAGGATTTGCTGGCGGAATTGCCAAACTCTTTATAAAATCGAAACTGACCCCACTGTTGATGATTGCCTTTTTGGTGATTGGGGCTTACAGTTCGTATCTAACACCTCGGGAGGAGGAACCGCAGATTGATGTCCCTATAGCTGATATTTTTTTAGCTTACCCGGGAGCGACACCCATTGAGGTTGAATCAAGAATTGTAAAGCCACTCGAAAAGGTGGTTGCAAATATACCAGGCGTAGAATATGTTTATTCGACTTCTATGTCTGAACAAGCCATGCTTATTGTACAATTTTATGTGGGTGAGGATGTGGAACGTTCTCTTGTGAAGATGTACAATGAGATTATGAAACATATGGATGAGATGCCTAAAGGGGTTTCTTTTCCACTGATTAAAACGCGTGCGATTGACGATGTTCCAGTCCTGGGCTTGACGCTTTGGAGTGAGAAATATGATGATTTTCAATTGCGTCGAATGGCTCAGGAATTGAATAATGAGGTTGAAAAAGTGAGCGAAGTGTCATCTACTGCAATTAGGGGTGGCCGTTCGCGTCAACTTCAGGTGATTTTGAACCGTGAGTTGATGGCTAACTACCATATCGATGTTTTGAGTATTGCACAAAAAATTCAGGCTTCGAATCAACAAATGGGTTCAGGTTCTTTCAATAACAACGATAATCAGTTCTTGGTTAAGACGGGTAACTTTATCGAGAATGCTGAAGAGCTTTCTAATTTGGTTGTTGGTGTGAACAGCGGAAGCCCGGTGTATTTAAAACAAGTGGCTGAAGTCCTAGATGGTCCAGAGATTCCTTCTCAATATGTGAGTTTTGGTTATGGAAAAGTAAATGATAAGCATGCAGCCTTTAAAGGTGAATACCCTGCTGTAACACTTTCGGTAGCCAAGCGCAGAGGAGCAGATGCGATGAAGATTGCAGATCAGATTTTAAATAAGCTGGAACTCTTGAAAAAGGATTTAATTCCTTCGGATGTTCATGTGGAAGTCACTCGTAATTATGGCGCAACAGCATCAGATAAGGTGGGAGAGTTATTATTACACCTCTTAGGAGCCATCTTGGCGGTAACTTTTGTTGTGATGTTGGCCATGGGATGGCGGGGTGGATTGGTTGTATTCCTTTCGGTACCTATCACATTTGCTTTGACCATGTTTAGTTACTATTATCTGGATTATACTTTAAATAGAATTACCTTATTTGCTTTGGTCTTTGTAACGGGAATTGTGGTGGACGACTCCATTATTATTGCTGAGAATATGCACCGTCATTTCAAAATGAAGAAAATGTCTTTTATGGATGCGGCTCTTGTTTCTATCGACGAGGTGGGTAATCCAACGATTCTGGCGACTTTCACTGTTATTGCAGCTGTTCTGCCTATGGTCTTTGTGTCAGGTTTAATGGGCCCATATATGAGTCCAATGCCCATTGGAGCATCGATTGCCATGATATTTTCCTTATTAGTTGCTCTAACCATTACGCCATATTTGGCTTATCGTTTGTTGAAAGGTGGCGAGGATGATAAAGAAAAGATTGAGAGTAAGTTTAAGTTAGAGGATGGCTTTATCTATAAGATCTATAATAAAACCATGCGCCCTATGTTGGAATCTCCAAAACTGCGCTGGTCATTTATTATTTCAGTAACAGTTCTATTATTGGCTTCAACCACCTTGGTTTATTTCAAAATGGTAGCGGTTAAAATGTTACCTTTTGATAATAAGAATGAATTTCAGGTGATTATTGATATGCCTGAGGGAACAACCCTTGAACGGACGGCAATGGTGACGAAAGAGCTCGCTACCTATGTGGCACAGCAAGAGAATGTTTTGGATTACCAGTGTTATATAGGAACTGCCGCTCCAATGAATTTCAACGGCTTAGTGCGTCATTACGATTTGCGTAGAGGTTCAAATATGGCTGATATTCAGGTTAATCTAACTCACAAGAAAGATAGAGATGAGCAGTCGCATGATATTGCTAAGGCCATGCGTCCGGGTTTACAAGCCATTGGTAAGAAGTTTAATGCCAATGTAAAAGTGGTAGAAGTCCCACCAGGACCTCCGGTTATGTCAACTTTAGTGGCTGAGGTTTATGGACCTAACGATCAGGAACAAGTTGCAATTGCTTCCCAATTGAAAACACTGTTTAGTAAGACGCCTGATGTGGTTGATGTGGATTGGTTGATTGAAGATGATCAGAAAGAATTTCAATTTGATGTAAAAAAGGAAAAAGCCATGCTGGCCGGAGTGAATACACAGCAAGTGGTTCAATCTATTGCGATGACTCTAAATGGTCAGGATGTTTCTCAATTTTATCAGGAAAATGAGCATGAGCAAATTGGTATTAATTTGCGTTTGAAAGAGGAAGAAAGATCGAGTTTAAACGACTTGAAGAAAGTGAATATTTTGACTCAAACAGGTGAAATGATAGCCATTGGTGACATTGTTGAGGTGAATGAGGTTACCAAAGAGAAGAGTATTTATCGTAAGAATCAAAAGCGTGTGGTATATGTCACAGCTGATGTAGCAGGTAAGCTTGAAAGCCCTGTTTATGGTATTTTGGGAATCTCAGAGAACTTGGGTGAGATTAAAGTCCCTCAAGGATTTTCATTGACGGAGGAATATACACATCAACCCTTTTTTGAGGATGATTATAGCCTGAAATGGGATGGTGAATGGCAAATTACCTATGAAGTTTTCCGTGATCTGGGAACCGCCTTTGCTGTTGTTCTTTTGGTGATTTATATGCTAATCATTGGCTGGTTTCAGAATTTTAAAGTGCCTTTTGTCATGATGGTAGCCATTCCTTTATCTTTGGTTGGTATTCTGATTGGTCACTGGTTGATGGGGGCTTTCTTTACCGCGACATCGATGATTGGATTGATTGCCCTGGCAGGAATTATGGTTCGTAATTCCATATTGCTCATCGACTTTATTAATTTGAGGTTGGCGGAAGGGATTCCTTTAAAGGAAGCTGTGATTGAAGCGGGAGCGGTGCGAACAACACCCATTCTGCTAACAGCAGGAACCGTTGTGATTGGAGCTGTGGTGATTTTATTTGATCCGATTTTCCAGGGATTGGCCATTTCACTTATGGGTGGAACCATTGCATCAACTTTCTTAACGCTGTTAATCGTTCCGTTGATTTATTATATCACTGAAAAGAAGAATTACAAGTAA
- a CDS encoding TlpA family protein disulfide reductase — protein sequence MKVKLLSVVLISLVFALGSFAQDSNSKKPAKMFIINGEEVTQEYAFSLDSKRIKQMNMGVSGEAKEALIKKYGERVNESSVIVFDLYTDEEMKTVKRITPKEAAAINKKNADEHAKKIKASTLVHTGDMAPDFVVDMLDGQKIKLKDLKGKVVLLNFWATWCTPCMKELYEFPDKIIKPFASNNFVLLPVSRGEQKDVVRKKMEKLKTKGIVFNAGLDPNQEIYKQFATDFIPRNFLIDQNGKVVYTSVGYSEEKLNELVEMINELLKVSEK from the coding sequence ATGAAAGTGAAATTATTATCTGTTGTGTTAATTAGTTTGGTATTTGCATTAGGTTCTTTTGCTCAGGATTCCAATAGTAAGAAACCAGCAAAAATGTTTATCATTAATGGTGAAGAGGTGACTCAGGAGTATGCGTTTAGTTTGGATTCTAAACGAATTAAACAAATGAATATGGGCGTTTCAGGCGAGGCCAAAGAAGCCCTAATAAAAAAGTATGGAGAAAGAGTTAACGAAAGTTCGGTGATTGTATTTGATCTTTATACTGATGAAGAAATGAAAACCGTAAAACGAATTACACCAAAAGAAGCTGCGGCAATTAACAAAAAGAATGCTGATGAGCATGCAAAAAAAATTAAGGCATCGACATTGGTTCACACAGGTGATATGGCTCCGGACTTTGTCGTTGATATGTTAGATGGACAAAAAATTAAACTGAAGGATCTGAAAGGGAAAGTTGTTTTGCTTAATTTCTGGGCTACATGGTGTACACCATGTATGAAAGAACTTTATGAGTTCCCTGATAAGATTATTAAGCCTTTTGCTTCTAATAATTTTGTTTTACTTCCGGTATCGCGAGGTGAACAAAAAGATGTGGTAAGAAAAAAAATGGAGAAGCTAAAGACCAAAGGCATTGTATTTAATGCGGGTTTAGATCCTAACCAGGAAATTTATAAGCAATTTGCTACTGATTTTATTCCTCGAAACTTCCTTATTGATCAAAATGGGAAAGTTGTTTACACTTCGGTAGGTTATAGCGAAGAGAAATTGAATGAATTGGTTGAGATGATTAATGAATTATTGAAGGTCTCAGAGAAATAA
- the gatD gene encoding Glu-tRNA(Gln) amidotransferase subunit GatD: MEDIFQGYKGGALEILKNYNVRVWGTAKITTTRGDFVGTILPRSENDDDQHIVLKIITGYNIGVDIITITDMQETGYKKANYKIPEKEFPTTEGLPNVKLFGTGGTIASRLDYRTGAVIPAFSPGELYGAVPELADICNLTTEKVFAVFSENMGPKQYLQLAKAIGKEIENGVDGIVIGHGTDTMHHTGAALTFMVQNSPVPIVIVGSQRSSDRPSSDAALNLMHAMYAAGNSDIAEVMVCMFGPTSDEYGLLHKGTRVRKMHSSYRSTFRTIGDTPLAMVNRHKIDYIKKEYKPRRKDRNVTIKPYFSDKVTMLYYYPGMKPDVLDALVDCGYKGIVFIGTGLGHVNKELYPSIARAKKKGVYMFMTLQTLWGYVQMFVYETGREMMARGIVPGGNMLPEVAYIKLGWALGQTDDLEEVHRLMLTPVNDEITEREPYNGYLLYQGGIPEVEEFIKAVHK; encoded by the coding sequence ATGGAAGATATTTTTCAAGGATATAAAGGTGGTGCGTTGGAGATACTTAAAAACTATAATGTCAGAGTTTGGGGAACGGCAAAGATTACCACGACGCGCGGCGATTTTGTAGGCACCATCTTGCCCAGATCAGAAAACGATGACGATCAGCATATTGTTTTAAAAATCATTACAGGGTATAATATTGGTGTGGATATCATTACCATCACCGATATGCAGGAAACGGGCTACAAAAAAGCCAACTATAAAATTCCGGAAAAAGAGTTTCCTACTACGGAAGGTCTGCCCAATGTCAAACTTTTTGGTACAGGAGGGACGATTGCTTCACGTCTGGATTATAGAACCGGAGCCGTTATTCCGGCATTCTCCCCTGGTGAATTGTATGGTGCTGTACCTGAGTTGGCCGATATCTGTAATTTAACGACAGAGAAAGTCTTTGCCGTATTTAGCGAAAATATGGGGCCTAAGCAGTATTTGCAACTGGCTAAAGCCATCGGTAAAGAGATTGAGAACGGTGTTGATGGCATCGTCATTGGTCATGGTACTGATACCATGCATCACACAGGTGCAGCCTTGACTTTTATGGTGCAAAACTCACCTGTGCCTATCGTGATTGTAGGATCACAACGCTCATCTGACCGTCCCAGCTCCGATGCAGCCTTAAACCTGATGCATGCCATGTATGCTGCCGGAAATTCAGATATTGCTGAAGTAATGGTCTGCATGTTCGGCCCCACTTCGGACGAATACGGCTTGTTACATAAGGGAACCCGTGTGCGCAAGATGCACTCCTCTTACCGATCAACATTCCGAACCATTGGAGATACACCACTGGCTATGGTCAATCGTCATAAAATTGACTACATTAAAAAAGAGTATAAACCCCGAAGAAAAGACAGAAACGTAACGATAAAGCCTTATTTCAGTGATAAGGTAACCATGCTTTATTACTATCCAGGCATGAAACCCGACGTTTTAGATGCCCTAGTTGACTGTGGATACAAAGGAATTGTGTTTATTGGAACGGGCTTAGGACATGTGAATAAGGAATTGTATCCATCCATTGCAAGAGCCAAGAAAAAGGGCGTTTATATGTTTATGACTCTTCAAACACTTTGGGGCTATGTTCAGATGTTTGTTTACGAAACCGGTCGTGAAATGATGGCAAGAGGCATTGTTCCCGGAGGTAATATGCTGCCTGAGGTGGCCTACATCAAACTGGGCTGGGCATTGGGTCAGACAGACGATCTTGAGGAAGTTCATCGATTGATGCTAACCCCTGTCAACGATGAAATAACCGAAAGAGAACCTTATAATGGTTATCTTTTGTATCAGGGAGGAATTCCTGAGGTGGAAGAATTCATCAAGGCGGTTCACAAATAA
- a CDS encoding ankyrin repeat domain-containing protein, producing MRRIVLIAGLLFIVFIGYGQKSSLPNYHDLVRIVKSGDTTVISQSLGRRDVNLVEDRFEVPLLFYACSEGNEGMVKFLLSKGADPNLPSVYGTAAHWAIEKEHMNIIRILLDHGFNPRTEEMQYWVDRYQSGDSLSPAWMPKLVESLYKHKVDYRNAPYMEFVDPSDPLLLAAAITNDESGDFVLAKELIKDGLNVNLRDKRGLSALHYAILTLNMKAVSLLIDSGADVNLPIYSRKLSELSSNIIFDDNLTPLHFLMYQLKGKSEILETKKGQVLKIIKLLMRAGADVTLKTKHKQQSVLDVAKEIGDKKIVKLLK from the coding sequence ATGAGAAGAATTGTTTTAATTGCAGGTTTATTATTTATTGTTTTTATTGGATATGGGCAGAAAAGTTCATTGCCAAATTATCATGATTTGGTTCGTATTGTTAAATCTGGTGATACCACAGTTATAAGTCAGTCATTGGGGAGGAGAGATGTTAATTTAGTAGAAGATCGTTTTGAAGTACCTCTTTTATTTTATGCATGTTCCGAAGGGAATGAAGGTATGGTTAAGTTTTTACTCTCGAAGGGGGCTGATCCTAATTTACCTTCGGTTTATGGAACTGCTGCTCACTGGGCTATTGAAAAGGAACATATGAATATTATCCGTATTCTGTTGGATCATGGATTCAATCCACGAACAGAAGAAATGCAGTATTGGGTTGATCGATATCAATCAGGCGATTCGCTTAGTCCGGCATGGATGCCTAAGCTTGTTGAGTCATTGTATAAGCATAAAGTGGATTATCGAAATGCCCCATATATGGAATTTGTAGATCCATCGGATCCTTTATTGTTAGCTGCTGCAATTACTAATGATGAGAGTGGTGATTTTGTTCTGGCTAAAGAATTGATAAAAGATGGTTTAAATGTTAATCTAAGAGATAAAAGAGGTCTGTCGGCGCTCCATTATGCAATTCTTACATTGAATATGAAGGCTGTTTCCTTATTAATTGATAGTGGAGCGGATGTTAATCTACCGATATACAGTAGAAAATTATCTGAACTCAGTTCAAATATCATTTTTGATGATAACCTGACCCCTTTGCACTTTCTTATGTATCAGTTAAAGGGAAAATCAGAAATACTGGAGACTAAAAAAGGCCAGGTTTTGAAAATAATCAAGCTTTTAATGCGTGCAGGTGCCGATGTAACACTCAAAACTAAGCACAAACAACAATCAGTCCTAGATGTTGCAAAAGAAATAGGAGACAAGAAAATTGTGAAACTATTAAAATGA
- a CDS encoding sensor histidine kinase, giving the protein MRSPIPYLKKHKLFILFLFIFSWVLTFKYRIGIAYLTGNFIFHYDAPNWVFLNAFIIFISIDFIRKRAILNTQTPTISIKPYLKYFGIGFVCYMTYINLFGISIALIFDTFSQNFASNLQIFHSLIDQIIDFLIFGGFSLAYFYFIENRDYKQKMNEYDISIAKSKIQQLKAQLNPHFLFNNLNILDQLIEENQEKASDFLAQFSELYRYALNSSDKELISLKDELAFSQNYFEMMNRKYPDCYQLHIDDAIWNTDAIVPPFCLQVLIENAIVHNLGIEENPVNIHISNHNGIRVSNTKIATRKKNKGNGLALKNLSEQFLLLSNIPVAISEDNSYFAVTLPLIKLNKHD; this is encoded by the coding sequence GTGAGAAGCCCCATCCCTTATCTTAAAAAACACAAATTATTTATTCTCTTCCTCTTTATCTTTAGTTGGGTTCTTACATTCAAATACCGAATAGGAATCGCCTACCTGACAGGAAATTTTATCTTCCATTATGATGCACCTAACTGGGTATTTTTAAATGCATTCATTATATTTATTTCCATTGATTTCATTAGAAAGAGAGCCATTTTAAATACTCAAACCCCAACCATATCTATAAAACCTTATTTGAAATATTTTGGAATTGGTTTTGTTTGTTATATGACCTATATCAATCTTTTTGGTATCTCAATTGCATTAATATTTGATACCTTTTCGCAAAACTTTGCTTCCAACTTACAGATATTCCATTCTTTAATTGATCAGATAATCGATTTTTTAATTTTTGGTGGGTTTTCATTGGCCTATTTTTATTTTATCGAAAACAGGGATTACAAACAGAAAATGAATGAATATGATATCAGTATTGCTAAAAGTAAAATACAACAGTTAAAAGCTCAATTAAACCCTCATTTCCTCTTCAATAATCTTAATATTCTGGATCAACTGATTGAGGAGAATCAAGAAAAGGCTTCTGATTTTTTAGCTCAGTTTTCAGAACTGTACCGTTATGCTTTAAACAGCTCTGATAAAGAATTAATATCCCTTAAGGATGAATTAGCATTTTCCCAAAACTATTTCGAAATGATGAATAGAAAATACCCTGACTGCTATCAATTACATATCGATGATGCAATTTGGAATACAGATGCCATTGTTCCTCCATTCTGTCTTCAGGTACTCATTGAAAATGCCATTGTCCATAATTTGGGAATAGAAGAAAATCCCGTAAACATTCATATTTCAAATCACAATGGCATTAGGGTCTCCAATACTAAAATAGCAACTCGCAAAAAGAATAAGGGCAACGGGCTTGCTTTAAAAAACCTTTCGGAACAATTTCTGCTATTATCCAATATTCCAGTCGCTATTAGCGAAGACAACAGTTATTTTGCAGTGACTTTACCCCTTATAAAGCTTAATAAGCATGATTAA
- the gatE gene encoding Glu-tRNA(Gln) amidotransferase subunit GatE, giving the protein MQKFNPIKNYQNTRKTIGYVSRKEATEKDYKRIGFMSGLEVHQQLKTEKKLFCHCPAGILHNHNDFDAEIIRHMRPTLSELGEYDGTALMEFKTRKEITYRLNNNSACTYEIDDTPPFIINKEALEYALEISLLSNLNIVGEVHITRKQYLDGSIPAGFQRTAILGVEGHIQLKNKKVRLIQLSIEEDSCREISDIGHKRVYKTDRLGMPLIETVTYPDCETPDELREAAEYIRFLNRSTGKVRTGMGAGREDVNVSCKGGTRIEIKGVAHNKWIPELSHNEAFRQWALLHIQKLLKNQVKNQENWKIKSMKIDPDQLKNKQMASINFSNNEVYAVNLEGFRGILSHFTQPGQCFANEITDRLKVIACIEKPNMIHSEEIDGSSVEEDFNQIRKLLSARDKDAQIIFWGPKEDIPTALETIEERCLMAFDTIPQETRKSFKDGTTIFERVLPGADRMYPDTDSAPIPLPNNYIEGLNKNLPVEIFKRYEQLRSWAIPSDTDHYILKNNLVPVIEKIEKLKIPAKFIGTFFGHTFKYVEGKYKKHDDFKYNRIVKMFEYIQKHKLHYTISKLMLPVLIEHPNMDFSSILTSINFKKRSLDELLAPVNYLYEKYRESNSQIHKEKVVNWIMGQLHLQATGNLALSELKTKIEKAIK; this is encoded by the coding sequence ATGCAGAAATTTAACCCAATAAAAAACTATCAGAATACCCGAAAAACCATAGGGTATGTCTCCAGAAAAGAGGCTACAGAAAAGGATTATAAACGTATCGGATTCATGTCGGGCCTCGAAGTTCATCAGCAACTCAAAACCGAAAAGAAACTCTTCTGCCATTGCCCGGCAGGTATTCTGCACAATCACAACGATTTTGATGCGGAAATTATCCGTCACATGCGCCCCACGCTTTCAGAGCTTGGGGAGTATGACGGAACAGCTTTGATGGAGTTTAAAACCCGAAAAGAAATCACCTATCGTTTGAACAACAATTCGGCTTGTACCTACGAAATTGATGATACCCCACCCTTTATCATTAATAAAGAGGCTCTGGAATATGCACTTGAAATCTCTTTGCTTTCTAATCTGAATATTGTGGGTGAAGTCCATATCACCCGTAAACAATATTTGGATGGCAGTATTCCTGCGGGTTTTCAAAGAACCGCTATTCTTGGTGTTGAAGGTCATATTCAACTCAAAAACAAAAAGGTCCGTTTAATTCAATTGAGTATAGAAGAAGATTCCTGTCGGGAGATTTCAGATATTGGTCATAAGAGAGTATATAAAACGGATCGTCTGGGGATGCCTCTGATTGAAACCGTCACCTATCCCGATTGTGAAACCCCTGATGAATTGAGAGAAGCAGCAGAATACATCCGTTTTCTCAATCGGAGTACCGGAAAAGTTAGAACGGGAATGGGTGCAGGTCGCGAAGACGTGAATGTGAGTTGCAAGGGCGGTACACGTATCGAAATAAAGGGCGTGGCCCATAATAAATGGATACCAGAACTGTCGCACAACGAGGCTTTCCGTCAATGGGCTTTGCTTCATATTCAAAAATTGCTTAAAAATCAGGTTAAGAATCAGGAGAACTGGAAAATCAAGAGCATGAAGATTGATCCCGATCAGCTTAAGAACAAGCAGATGGCATCCATTAATTTCTCCAACAATGAGGTTTATGCTGTCAATCTGGAAGGCTTTCGGGGCATACTCTCTCACTTTACCCAGCCTGGTCAGTGCTTTGCCAATGAAATAACCGATCGCTTAAAGGTTATCGCTTGTATCGAAAAGCCAAATATGATTCATTCTGAAGAAATTGATGGCTCAAGTGTTGAGGAAGATTTTAATCAAATTAGGAAACTTCTCAGTGCAAGAGACAAAGATGCACAAATCATCTTCTGGGGCCCCAAAGAAGATATTCCTACAGCTCTTGAAACCATTGAAGAAAGATGCCTGATGGCCTTTGACACCATTCCTCAGGAAACCCGCAAATCTTTTAAGGATGGCACCACCATTTTTGAAAGAGTTCTACCCGGAGCAGACAGAATGTATCCTGATACCGATTCGGCTCCTATCCCCTTACCCAATAACTATATCGAAGGGCTTAATAAAAACTTACCGGTTGAAATATTCAAGCGCTACGAGCAACTCCGCTCATGGGCCATACCAAGCGATACCGATCATTATATTCTAAAGAATAATTTGGTTCCGGTTATCGAGAAAATCGAAAAATTAAAGATCCCGGCAAAGTTTATTGGTACTTTCTTCGGACATACCTTTAAATATGTAGAGGGCAAATACAAAAAGCACGATGACTTTAAATATAATCGAATAGTAAAAATGTTCGAATACATTCAAAAGCACAAACTGCATTATACCATCTCCAAACTGATGCTTCCTGTGCTAATAGAGCATCCAAATATGGATTTCTCTTCAATTCTGACAAGCATTAATTTTAAGAAAAGAAGCCTTGACGAATTATTGGCACCTGTCAATTATCTATATGAAAAATACAGAGAATCCAACTCTCAAATTCATAAAGAAAAGGTTGTTAACTGGATTATGGGTCAGCTTCATCTGCAAGCTACCGGTAATTTAGCATTAAGCGAATTGAAAACTAAAATCGAAAAAGCTATTAAATAG
- a CDS encoding LytR/AlgR family response regulator transcription factor has protein sequence MIKVVIIEDEAPARRKLKNYLERIDSSVSIVKEIETVEETKAFFESSPKVDLVFSDIELRDGNVFEAYEQQEIRIPIIFSTAYDQFWMNAFETNGIEYLLKPYSFSRFEKAWNKYIVMKNSFANNQDDIIIKLDTYYKNQHESKPVYKEYIPVKSKSSIYFLKVEDITIIKADYGIVFAFDSSNKRHTLNQNSLKELQDLLNPSVFFKINRSELVNRSYIERIERYTKNTIAIHIKDHCLKTSQATTAAFNSWMGL, from the coding sequence ATGATTAAAGTCGTAATAATAGAAGACGAAGCTCCGGCACGTAGAAAGCTTAAAAACTACCTTGAAAGAATTGACTCGTCAGTAAGCATTGTAAAAGAAATTGAAACCGTTGAGGAAACCAAAGCATTTTTTGAGAGCTCTCCCAAGGTTGATTTAGTTTTCTCGGATATTGAATTGCGAGACGGCAATGTTTTTGAAGCTTACGAACAGCAAGAGATTCGCATACCCATAATTTTTAGCACGGCCTACGATCAGTTTTGGATGAATGCCTTTGAAACCAATGGCATAGAATATTTGTTAAAACCATATTCATTCTCTCGTTTCGAAAAGGCCTGGAATAAGTATATCGTCATGAAAAACAGTTTTGCCAATAATCAGGATGATATCATTATAAAGCTGGATACTTACTATAAAAATCAGCACGAATCAAAACCTGTATATAAAGAATATATTCCGGTTAAATCAAAGAGCAGTATTTATTTTCTAAAGGTGGAAGATATTACCATTATTAAGGCTGATTATGGCATTGTTTTTGCCTTCGATTCTTCAAACAAAAGGCACACTTTAAACCAAAATTCCCTTAAAGAATTACAGGATTTGCTTAATCCTTCGGTTTTCTTCAAAATAAACCGGAGCGAACTTGTAAACCGGAGCTATATTGAAAGAATTGAACGTTACACAAAAAATACGATAGCCATTCATATCAAAGATCATTGTTTGAAAACAAGCCAAGCTACAACAGCAGCCTTTAATTCATGGATGGGTTTGTAA